From the genome of Streptomyces sp. NBC_01317, one region includes:
- a CDS encoding amidase has protein sequence MTDRVEEALTRIGRLDPELSAFVDVWGEEARERARAVDRQLPLAGMPFAVKGPTGIRSHAAERLIAAGAVPVGSTAVPGPGTYWQTWGQGRHGRTVNPYRADRTPGGSSAGSAVAVAAGMVPLATGSDGAGSVRIPAAWCGVFGLKTTNGLLPSPDRTGLASAGVLTRSAAEARVYLDCVLGTPAGARTPLPLPLPAVYSPDLGFARTDPEVAVVVRAAVEGLVSAGVVQLISRQVPFTLLDPREAWLAVRGGATGVGEVGDAAGVRAENDRRLDRLFAGTELLLTPVTPNRPHGHDGPGDIYSTALTWAFNLSGHPAASIPAGFTADGCPVGLQLVARRGADVRLVEMAVAAENHAIRVRP, from the coding sequence GTGACCGATCGGGTCGAAGAAGCGCTGACGCGGATCGGGCGGTTGGACCCCGAACTGTCCGCGTTTGTCGACGTGTGGGGCGAGGAGGCCCGCGAGCGGGCGAGGGCGGTGGACCGCCAACTGCCCCTCGCGGGAATGCCGTTCGCCGTGAAGGGCCCGACGGGGATCCGTTCGCACGCGGCGGAACGGCTGATCGCGGCCGGTGCCGTGCCGGTCGGGTCGACGGCCGTGCCGGGCCCCGGTACGTACTGGCAGACCTGGGGCCAGGGCCGGCACGGCCGTACGGTCAATCCCTACCGCGCCGACCGCACCCCCGGCGGGTCCTCGGCCGGTTCGGCGGTGGCGGTCGCGGCGGGCATGGTGCCGCTGGCGACGGGCAGCGACGGAGCGGGTTCGGTACGGATCCCGGCGGCCTGGTGCGGGGTGTTCGGCCTCAAGACCACCAACGGTCTGCTGCCGTCGCCCGACCGGACAGGGCTGGCGTCGGCCGGGGTACTGACCCGGTCGGCGGCGGAGGCGCGGGTCTATCTGGACTGCGTGCTGGGTACCCCGGCGGGGGCACGGACCCCTTTGCCGCTCCCCCTCCCCGCCGTCTACTCACCGGACTTGGGCTTCGCCCGGACGGATCCCGAGGTGGCGGTGGTCGTACGGGCGGCGGTGGAGGGGCTGGTGTCGGCCGGAGTCGTACAACTCATCTCTCGGCAGGTGCCGTTCACGCTGCTGGACCCGCGTGAGGCGTGGTTGGCGGTACGGGGCGGGGCGACGGGCGTAGGAGAGGTCGGCGACGCGGCAGGCGTCCGGGCCGAGAACGACCGGCGGCTCGACCGCCTCTTCGCCGGGACGGAGTTGCTTCTGACCCCCGTCACCCCCAACAGGCCGCACGGGCACGACGGTCCGGGCGACATCTACTCCACGGCGCTGACCTGGGCGTTCAACCTGAGCGGCCATCCTGCGGCGAGCATCCCGGCCGGCTTCACCGCCGACGGCTGTCCCGTCGGACTGCAACTGGTGGCGCGGCGGGGAGCCGATGTCCGGCTGGTGGAAATGGCCGTCGCGGCCGAGAACCACGCGATTAGGGTGCGGCCATGA
- a CDS encoding DUF3291 domain-containing protein, giving the protein MTAYELAQVNIARLKYPLDSVELKDFVDALDPVNAVADQSDGFVWRLQSDSGNATDVPVFGDEWLIVNMSVWRDPDALKAFMYEGQHRELLARRREWFERVEEAMTALWWVPAGHRPTVAEAERHLRHLRENGPAAYTFTLRDSFPPPGGNEQG; this is encoded by the coding sequence ATGACCGCTTACGAGCTTGCCCAGGTGAACATAGCCCGCCTCAAGTACCCCTTGGATTCTGTTGAGTTGAAGGACTTTGTCGACGCCCTGGACCCGGTGAACGCCGTGGCCGACCAGTCCGACGGCTTTGTGTGGCGGTTGCAGAGCGACAGCGGCAACGCCACGGACGTTCCCGTCTTCGGCGACGAGTGGCTGATCGTGAACATGTCGGTGTGGCGGGACCCGGACGCCCTGAAAGCCTTCATGTACGAGGGGCAGCACCGCGAACTGCTCGCTCGGCGCAGAGAGTGGTTCGAACGGGTGGAGGAGGCCATGACGGCCCTGTGGTGGGTGCCGGCGGGCCACCGCCCGACGGTGGCGGAGGCCGAACGCCATCTGCGCCACCTGCGGGAGAACGGCCCGGCCGCGTACACCTTCACGCTGAGGGACAGCTTCCCGCCGCCGGGCGGGAACGAGCAGGGCTGA
- a CDS encoding ADP-ribosylglycohydrolase family protein, protein MTIPTAREEGADRAAARRSLEGLALGDAFGERWFPLFRDPDQAFKDIRARRTPPEAEWHWTDDTALALAVHQVLGEYGAVDQDRLAACFALTFDADPARGYGHGMHLLLPALLTEPERWRALAPELFKGGSLGNGAAMRVAPLGAWFAADLARVAEQAVLSAEVTHAHPQGIAGAVAVAVAAALSVRGELSVAAVAEATPEGVVRDGLARAAELPFTTAPWKAADVLGNGQRIRADDTVPFAVWTAARHPDDLTAALWSTAEGFGDVDTTCAITGGIVGARTGVSGVQGEWLERREGLPLP, encoded by the coding sequence ATGACCATCCCGACCGCTCGTGAAGAAGGCGCCGACCGCGCGGCGGCCCGTCGCAGCCTCGAAGGGCTCGCGCTGGGTGACGCGTTCGGCGAACGCTGGTTCCCGCTCTTCCGCGACCCCGACCAGGCGTTCAAGGACATCCGGGCCCGGCGCACCCCGCCGGAGGCGGAGTGGCACTGGACGGACGACACAGCACTCGCCCTCGCCGTCCACCAGGTGCTCGGGGAGTACGGAGCCGTCGACCAGGACCGTCTCGCGGCCTGCTTCGCCCTCACCTTCGACGCCGATCCGGCCCGGGGATACGGGCACGGCATGCACCTCCTCCTCCCCGCCCTCCTCACCGAACCGGAGCGCTGGCGCGCACTCGCCCCCGAGCTGTTCAAGGGCGGGAGCCTCGGCAACGGCGCGGCGATGCGGGTGGCGCCCCTCGGCGCCTGGTTCGCCGCCGACCTGGCGCGCGTGGCCGAACAGGCCGTCCTGTCCGCCGAGGTGACGCACGCCCACCCGCAGGGCATCGCGGGCGCGGTGGCGGTCGCCGTGGCGGCGGCGCTCTCGGTACGGGGAGAGCTGTCCGTGGCGGCGGTGGCCGAGGCCACTCCCGAGGGGGTGGTACGGGACGGCCTGGCGCGCGCCGCAGAACTGCCGTTCACCACCGCTCCCTGGAAGGCGGCGGACGTCCTCGGCAACGGTCAGCGGATCCGGGCCGACGACACCGTCCCGTTCGCGGTGTGGACGGCGGCCCGCCACCCCGACGACCTGACGGCCGCGCTGTGGTCGACGGCGGAGGGGTTCGGGGACGTGGACACGACGTGTGCCATCACGGGCGGGATCGTGGGGGCGCGGACGGGGGTGTCCGGGGTCCAGGGGGAGTGGCTGGAGAGGCGGGAGGGACTGCCGTTGCCGTAA
- a CDS encoding ornithine cyclodeaminase family protein: MSPLPVSPLLFDDDDVRALDAATAVGAVRAALLAHHSGALHAPPRLNADLGDGAALVITAGHLRTGTRGLYGFRAYDTVVGAEQLVAVWDSADGRLKALVHGSELGPRRTGAIGAVAVDVAANPGPVRLGIVGAGRQAWTQLWALGAVRPLEDVVVAARSAKRTAAFARRAADELGVRVRAVGSVEDAVRERDVVIVATNSTAPVLDMDWIAPGTHVSTLGPKTASGHEVPAALPSRADVVFTDSRAQAAGYPEPHLFAPGRMGELGAVLAGATPCRTAPEQITVFCSVGLAGTEVALAAALLPGRDAT, from the coding sequence GTGTCCCCGCTTCCCGTGTCCCCGCTCCTCTTCGACGACGATGACGTACGTGCCCTCGACGCGGCCACGGCCGTCGGTGCCGTACGGGCCGCTCTCCTCGCCCACCACTCCGGCGCCCTGCACGCACCCCCGCGCCTGAACGCCGACCTCGGCGACGGCGCCGCGCTGGTCATCACGGCGGGACACCTCCGTACGGGCACGCGGGGGCTGTACGGCTTCCGCGCGTACGACACCGTCGTCGGCGCCGAGCAGCTGGTGGCCGTGTGGGACAGCGCCGACGGGCGGTTGAAGGCGCTGGTGCACGGCTCGGAGCTGGGGCCCCGGCGGACCGGCGCGATCGGGGCGGTGGCCGTGGACGTGGCGGCCAACCCGGGGCCCGTCCGGCTGGGGATCGTCGGGGCGGGCCGGCAGGCCTGGACGCAGCTCTGGGCGCTCGGCGCGGTCCGGCCGCTGGAGGACGTGGTGGTGGCGGCCCGCAGCGCGAAGCGCACCGCCGCCTTCGCGCGCCGGGCGGCGGACGAACTGGGCGTCCGCGTCAGGGCGGTGGGCTCGGTGGAGGACGCCGTACGTGAACGGGACGTGGTGATCGTGGCCACCAACAGCACCGCCCCGGTCCTGGACATGGACTGGATCGCACCGGGGACACACGTCAGCACGCTCGGCCCCAAAACCGCCTCCGGCCACGAGGTCCCCGCCGCGCTCCCGTCCCGGGCCGACGTGGTCTTCACCGACTCCCGCGCCCAGGCGGCCGGTTACCCCGAACCCCATCTCTTCGCGCCCGGGCGGATGGGGGAGCTGGGGGCCGTACTGGCGGGCGCGACGCCGTGCCGTACCGCTCCCGAACAGATCACGGTGTTCTGCTCGGTAGGACTGGCGGGCACGGAGGTGGCGCTGGCAGCCGCGCTGCTCCCGGGGCGCGACGCGACCTGA
- a CDS encoding AurF N-oxygenase family protein yields the protein MPRATAPTPVPSPSSAPATERDVEILRDALGPLRDREQVAARLLEASAKHSFDPDKELDWEAPAESGKWFWPPELVSLYDTPLWRKMSEGQRMDLARHEAASLASLGIWFEIILMQLLVRHIYDKPVTSNHVRYALTEIADECRHSMMFAKMIDKGGTPSYPVPRLYHNLARVLKTVSTTPGSFAATLLGEEILDWMQRLTFPDERVQPLVRGVTRIHVVEETRHVRYAREEMRRQMVTSPRWEQELTRLSCGQAARVFSVCFVNPSVYDHVGLDRREAVAQVRLSGHRREVMQSGARRLTDFLDDIGVLRGAGRRMWKASGLLA from the coding sequence ATGCCCCGAGCCACTGCTCCGACGCCCGTCCCCTCCCCGTCGTCCGCTCCCGCCACCGAGCGGGACGTGGAGATCCTCCGTGACGCGCTCGGCCCGCTCAGGGACCGGGAACAGGTCGCCGCGCGGCTCCTCGAAGCCTCCGCCAAGCACTCGTTCGACCCCGACAAGGAGTTGGACTGGGAGGCGCCGGCCGAGAGCGGCAAGTGGTTCTGGCCGCCGGAGCTGGTCTCCCTCTACGACACCCCGCTCTGGCGGAAGATGTCCGAGGGGCAGCGGATGGACCTGGCGAGGCACGAGGCCGCCTCGCTCGCCTCGCTCGGCATCTGGTTCGAGATCATCCTCATGCAGCTGCTGGTCCGGCACATCTACGACAAGCCCGTGACCAGCAACCACGTCCGTTACGCCCTCACGGAGATAGCGGACGAGTGCCGGCACTCGATGATGTTCGCGAAGATGATCGACAAGGGCGGCACGCCGTCGTACCCGGTGCCGAGGCTCTACCACAACCTGGCGCGCGTCCTGAAGACGGTCTCCACCACGCCCGGTTCCTTCGCCGCGACGCTGCTCGGCGAGGAAATCCTGGACTGGATGCAGAGGTTGACGTTCCCGGACGAGCGGGTCCAGCCGCTCGTCCGGGGCGTGACGCGGATCCATGTGGTGGAGGAGACGCGCCATGTCCGGTATGCGCGCGAGGAGATGAGGCGCCAGATGGTGACGTCGCCCCGGTGGGAGCAGGAACTCACCCGCCTCAGCTGCGGCCAGGCCGCGCGTGTCTTCTCGGTCTGCTTCGTCAATCCGAGCGTGTACGACCACGTCGGACTCGACCGGCGGGAGGCCGTCGCCCAGGTCCGCCTGAGCGGCCACCGCCGCGAGGTGATGCAGTCGGGGGCACGGCGGCTGACGGACTTCCTGGACGACATAGGGGTGCTGCGCGGCGCGGGCCGCAGGATGTGGAAGGCGTCGGGCCTGCTGGCGTGA
- a CDS encoding acyl-CoA dehydrogenase family protein: protein MTDPKAFTTLDPGVEVAGRPSYGGLTSGERALVSAAAELVPLLRDNADRADRDRKLPEENIAALREAGLLRLSVPAAYGGHAAGMRTLLAVLEELGRGCASTAWVLSIFYSGGVFAGLLGDPVRQRIWAGNPDATLCGVIGVPVPVRTVDGGLVLDGQWGWASGLHHADWIGLDVVTERGGAPERGVALLTTAELSTRDTWHMAGMRGTGSDSVVAEEVFVPEERFLSFSRSATGAYRRGGEDEALTRTPFPEGLMVPFIGSLLGMGRAVYEQIVDKLKGGRPVVSAASLHARAVDAPGVQANVADAATLIDSAVLQAGRAADDIDWAARTGVALTPVVQARLRVDISFAARQIRQAVDLLLDVGGASRFDLASPVQRIWRDLGTASRHPAFTAEINRERYSRLLLGID from the coding sequence ATGACTGACCCGAAAGCCTTCACCACACTCGACCCGGGGGTCGAGGTCGCGGGACGGCCGTCGTACGGCGGCCTGACCAGCGGAGAGCGGGCACTCGTCTCCGCGGCGGCAGAGCTCGTACCCCTTCTGCGGGACAACGCGGACCGGGCGGACCGCGACCGGAAACTGCCCGAGGAGAACATCGCCGCCCTGCGGGAGGCGGGTCTGCTCCGGCTCTCGGTGCCGGCCGCCTACGGCGGTCACGCGGCCGGAATGCGTACGCTGCTGGCGGTTCTGGAGGAGTTGGGCCGGGGCTGTGCCTCGACGGCCTGGGTGCTGTCCATCTTCTACAGCGGCGGCGTCTTCGCGGGTCTGTTGGGCGACCCGGTACGGCAGCGGATCTGGGCCGGGAATCCCGACGCGACGCTCTGCGGGGTGATCGGCGTGCCCGTCCCCGTCCGCACGGTCGACGGCGGTCTTGTCCTCGACGGTCAGTGGGGTTGGGCCTCGGGGCTGCACCACGCGGACTGGATAGGTCTCGACGTCGTGACCGAGCGGGGCGGCGCCCCGGAGCGGGGCGTGGCGCTGCTGACGACGGCGGAACTCTCCACCCGGGACACCTGGCACATGGCCGGCATGCGGGGCACCGGCAGCGACAGTGTGGTGGCGGAGGAGGTATTCGTACCGGAAGAGCGGTTCCTGTCCTTCTCCAGGTCGGCGACCGGCGCCTATCGGCGTGGCGGTGAGGACGAAGCGCTGACGCGTACGCCGTTTCCCGAGGGCCTGATGGTTCCCTTCATCGGATCGCTGCTGGGCATGGGCAGGGCGGTGTACGAGCAGATCGTGGACAAGCTGAAGGGCGGCCGTCCCGTGGTCTCGGCGGCGAGCCTGCATGCGCGGGCCGTCGATGCCCCGGGCGTCCAGGCGAATGTGGCGGACGCGGCCACGCTCATCGACAGCGCGGTGCTCCAGGCGGGCCGCGCCGCCGACGACATCGACTGGGCCGCGCGCACCGGAGTGGCGCTGACTCCTGTGGTGCAGGCGCGCCTTCGGGTGGACATCAGCTTCGCCGCGCGGCAGATCCGCCAGGCGGTGGACCTGCTGCTGGACGTGGGCGGGGCGAGCCGCTTCGACCTGGCGAGTCCGGTGCAGCGGATCTGGCGCGATCTCGGGACCGCGTCGCGGCATCCGGCGTTCACGGCCGAGATCAACCGGGAACGGTACAGCCGTCTGCTGCTCGGCATCGACTGA
- a CDS encoding styrene monooxygenase/indole monooxygenase family protein — translation MRRVLIVGAGQSGLQLALGLQSHGYEVTLMSNRTADEIRTGRVMSTQCMFHTALQHERDLRLDFWAAQAPRIMGVGVSVADPAAPAELSRPVDWLGRLDAFAQSVDQRVKMAGWMDTFARRGGQLVIHGAAVSDLDYFSRTYDLVLVSAGKGEIVSMFARDAARSPYTSPRRALAVAYVHGLGPRPEHPDDDAVRCNFVPGVGELFVMPTLTTGGRADILFWEGVPGGPLDVFEGVRDPADVLSLILELMERFTPWEYGRATKIELTDANATLCGRYTPTVRDPVGRLPGGGLVLGVADVVVANDPVTGQGSNSASKCAAVYLDAILAHGEREFDEAWMRAAFDRFWESARHVTKWTNAMLEPPRDHVLRLIAAGTDHPEVADRIANGFNDPADFEDFFYEEEKAEGYVAKVAGVAGPVGAAGTGGSEA, via the coding sequence GTGCGGAGGGTGCTCATCGTCGGGGCCGGTCAGTCCGGGCTTCAACTCGCCCTCGGACTCCAGTCGCACGGCTACGAGGTAACCCTGATGTCGAACCGTACGGCGGACGAGATCAGGACCGGCCGGGTGATGTCCACCCAGTGCATGTTCCACACCGCTCTCCAGCACGAACGTGATCTCCGGCTGGACTTCTGGGCGGCGCAGGCGCCCAGGATCATGGGCGTCGGCGTCTCCGTCGCCGATCCCGCCGCGCCGGCCGAGCTGTCCCGTCCCGTGGACTGGCTCGGCCGGCTCGACGCGTTCGCCCAATCCGTCGACCAGCGGGTGAAGATGGCGGGCTGGATGGACACCTTCGCCCGGCGCGGGGGCCAGTTGGTCATCCACGGCGCGGCCGTCTCCGACCTGGACTACTTCTCGCGTACGTACGACCTCGTCCTGGTCTCGGCGGGCAAGGGCGAGATCGTCTCCATGTTCGCCCGCGACGCCGCGCGTTCGCCGTACACCAGCCCGCGCAGGGCGCTGGCCGTCGCGTACGTGCACGGGCTCGGCCCCCGGCCCGAGCACCCCGACGACGACGCGGTCCGGTGCAACTTCGTGCCAGGGGTCGGGGAGTTGTTCGTGATGCCGACGCTCACCACCGGTGGGCGCGCGGACATCCTGTTCTGGGAAGGGGTGCCGGGCGGGCCGCTGGACGTCTTCGAGGGGGTACGGGATCCGGCGGACGTGCTCTCGCTCATCCTGGAGCTGATGGAGCGGTTCACGCCGTGGGAGTACGGGCGGGCGACGAAGATCGAACTGACCGACGCGAACGCGACGTTGTGCGGGCGCTACACCCCGACCGTCCGCGACCCGGTCGGCCGGCTGCCGGGCGGCGGTCTGGTCCTGGGCGTCGCGGACGTGGTCGTCGCCAACGACCCGGTGACCGGGCAGGGTTCCAACTCCGCGTCGAAGTGCGCGGCGGTGTATCTGGACGCGATCCTCGCGCACGGAGAACGGGAGTTCGACGAGGCGTGGATGCGGGCGGCCTTCGACCGCTTCTGGGAGAGCGCGCGGCACGTCACCAAGTGGACGAACGCGATGCTGGAGCCGCCCCGGGACCACGTCCTGCGCCTGATCGCGGCGGGTACGGACCACCCGGAGGTCGCGGACCGTATCGCGAACGGCTTCAACGACCCTGCGGATTTTGAGGACTTCTTCTACGAGGAGGAGAAGGCGGAGGGGTATGTGGCGAAGGTGGCGGGGGTGGCGGGCCCTGTGGGCGCGGCGGGGACGGGCGGCTCCGAGGCTTAG
- a CDS encoding GTP-binding protein: MVPEEDARAWQLDRTRAPVATKIVIAGGFGVGKTTFVGSVSEIPPLQTEALMTQAGAELDDVTHTPDKVTTTVAMDYGRITLDDDLVLYLFGTPGQQRFWFMWDDLVRGAIGAVVLADTRRLPDCFPALDYFESCGLPYIVAVNHFEGTPPFEPEDVREALTVPEHVPILIMDARERLTAVKSLFTLVRHALASSPE, from the coding sequence ATGGTGCCCGAAGAGGACGCCAGGGCCTGGCAGTTGGACCGTACGCGCGCACCCGTCGCCACCAAGATCGTGATCGCGGGCGGGTTCGGCGTCGGCAAGACGACCTTCGTCGGGTCGGTCTCCGAGATCCCGCCGCTCCAGACCGAGGCGCTGATGACCCAGGCGGGCGCCGAGCTGGACGACGTCACGCACACGCCCGACAAGGTCACCACGACCGTGGCGATGGACTACGGGCGCATCACGCTCGACGACGACCTGGTGCTGTACCTGTTCGGTACGCCGGGCCAGCAGCGGTTCTGGTTCATGTGGGACGACCTGGTACGGGGCGCGATCGGCGCGGTCGTCCTGGCCGACACGCGGCGCCTGCCCGACTGCTTCCCGGCGCTCGACTACTTCGAGAGCTGCGGACTGCCGTACATCGTGGCCGTCAACCACTTCGAGGGCACTCCGCCCTTCGAGCCGGAGGACGTGCGCGAGGCGCTGACGGTACCGGAGCACGTACCGATATTGATCATGGACGCGCGTGAGCGGCTCACCGCGGTCAAGTCGCTCTTCACCCTGGTGCGTCACGCGCTCGCGTCCTCGCCGGAGTAA
- a CDS encoding DUF742 domain-containing protein: MTPADGATGATADSTGGGAGGDRGRRLPVRGSDRRPTRVRPYSLTGGRTRFGHVLLVETFVAAIEPAEERKELTDGGPPAGVMPEMLAIVELCRRMRTVAEISALLKMPLGVVRVLLSDLADQGKIRVYGTGHGDGQPDRALLERVLSGLRRI; the protein is encoded by the coding sequence ATGACGCCCGCCGACGGTGCCACCGGTGCGACCGCCGACAGCACCGGAGGCGGCGCGGGCGGCGACCGGGGACGCAGGCTGCCGGTGCGCGGATCGGACCGCAGGCCCACCCGGGTCCGGCCCTACTCGCTCACCGGCGGCCGGACCCGCTTCGGCCATGTCCTGCTCGTGGAGACCTTCGTCGCCGCGATCGAACCGGCCGAGGAACGCAAGGAGTTGACCGACGGCGGGCCGCCCGCGGGCGTGATGCCGGAGATGCTGGCGATCGTCGAGCTGTGCCGCCGTATGCGTACGGTCGCCGAGATATCGGCGCTGCTCAAGATGCCGTTGGGCGTGGTCAGGGTGCTGCTCAGCGACCTGGCCGACCAGGGAAAGATTCGTGTGTACGGGACAGGGCACGGCGACGGCCAGCCCGACAGAGCGCTGCTGGAAAGGGTGCTGAGTGGACTCCGCCGTATCTGA
- a CDS encoding roadblock/LC7 domain-containing protein produces MTATGTFGLSSEARNLHWLLSNLVEEVPGARSVAVVSSDGLLLLSSDPEQNAEAATTVTREGPRGSSADLATIVSGIGSLTIGAAKLMDGGGVKQTMVAMEEGSVFVMVISDGSLLGVHATPDCDMSEVAYHMALFVGRAGHVLTPEVRDELRKSMESAE; encoded by the coding sequence TTGACTGCGACCGGCACATTCGGACTGAGCAGCGAAGCCCGTAACCTGCACTGGCTGTTGAGCAATCTGGTCGAGGAGGTACCAGGAGCGCGTTCGGTCGCCGTCGTCTCGTCCGACGGACTGCTGCTCCTCTCCTCCGACCCGGAGCAGAACGCCGAGGCGGCCACCACCGTGACCCGGGAAGGCCCGCGCGGCTCCAGCGCCGATCTGGCCACCATCGTGTCCGGCATCGGCAGCCTCACGATCGGCGCGGCCAAGCTGATGGACGGCGGCGGGGTCAAGCAGACCATGGTCGCCATGGAGGAGGGCAGTGTCTTCGTCATGGTGATCAGCGACGGCTCGCTGCTCGGGGTGCACGCCACCCCGGACTGCGACATGAGCGAGGTGGCGTACCACATGGCACTGTTCGTGGGCCGCGCCGGACACGTACTGACACCCGAAGTACGGGACGAGCTACGCAAATCGATGGAGAGCGCCGAATGA